Below is a window of Herminiimonas arsenicoxydans DNA.
CCTCTGCGCCGTAACCGGCCAGCAGTGCGAAATGATGCGTTTCACGTGCGGAACCGGTTTCCACCACCAGGCCGGTCGACGTACGCAAGCCCTTGCTGACCAGATGCAAGTGGATTGCCGAGGTAGCCAGCAGGGCTGGAATCGCCACCTGATTTTCATCGATCCTGCGATCCGAGATGATCAGGATATTGTGACCGGAAGCCACTGCATCGACAGCTTGTGCGCACAACGACGCCAGACGCGCTTCGATGCCGTCTTTGCCCCAGGCAACCGGATAACAGATATTTAATTCATGCGATTTGAACTTGCCGCCGGTGTGTGCGCTGATGTTGCGCAACCTGGCGATATCGGCATAGTCGAGCACCGGCTGCGACACTTCCAGTCGCATCGGTGGATTGATGTTGTTGGTATCCAGCAGATTCGGTTTCGGGCCAATAAAACTGACCAGCGACATCACCATCGCTTCGCGTATCGGATCGATAGGCGGATTGGTGACTTGCGCAAACAACTGGCGGAAATAGTTGTACAGCGTCTTGTCCTTGTTCGACATCACGGCCAGCGGCGAATCGTTACCCATGGAACCGGTCGCTTCTTCTGCCGTGATCGCCATCGGCGACATCAGGAATTTCAAGTCTTCCTGCGTATAACCGAATGCCTGTTGCAGATCGAGCAGCGCGGTAGTCGGCTTGGCTTCAGCCGGCTCCGGCTTCAACTCATTGAGCTTGATGCGCACCGATTGGATCCACTGCTTGTACGGTTTGGCATTGGCGTAGGTATCTTTCAATTCCTTGTCGTCGATGATGCGGCCCGCATCCAGATCAATCAGGAACATCTTGCCCGGCTGCAAGCGCCATTTCTGGATGATCTTCGATTCAGGAATCGGCAGCACGCCGGATTCGGATGCCATCACCACCAGATCGTCGTCGGTCACGATGTAGCGCGCAGGACGCAAACCGTTGCGATCCAGCGTGCCGCCGATATGACGACCATCGGTAAATGCCATCGCGGCCGGACCATCCCACGGCTCCATCATCGCGGCATGGTATTCGTAGAAGGCGCGGCGATTGGCATCCATCAGCGTATGGTTTTCCCATGCCTCCGGAATCATCATCATCATGGCCTGCGCAATCGGGTAACCGGCCATCACCAGCAATTCGAGCGCATTGTCGAAGCATGCTGTATCAGACTGGCCCTCATAGATCAGCGGGAACAGTTTTTTCAGGTCGTCGCCCAGCACAGCCGACTTCATCACGCCTTCGCGTGCGCGCATCCAGTTGAAATTGCCTTTGACGGTATTGATTTCGCCGTTATGCGCGATCAGACGGTAGGGATGAGCCAGCGGCCATTCCGGGAAAGTATTGGTGGAGAAGCGTTGATGCACCAGCGCCAGCGCAGAGACACAACGCGGATCCTGCAGGTCTTTATAGTATTCGCCGACTTGATCCGCCAGCAGCAGACCTTTATAGACAACTGTGCGTGCCGACATCGATGGGACAAAGAATTCCTGACCGTGCAACAGATGCAAAGCCTGAATCGCATGACCGGATGATTTACGGATCACATACAGTTTGCGCTCCAGCGCATCGGTCACCATGATGTCCTGACCGCGACCGATGAAGATCTGGCGGATGACCGGTTCTTTTTCGCGCACGGTAGGCGACATCGGCATGTCTTTATCGACCAGCACGTCGCGCCAGCCCAGCACAACCTGGCCTTCAGCCAATACCGAGCGTTCCAGCTCCTGCTCGCAAGCGATGCGGGAAGCGTGTTCTTTCGGCAGGAAAACCATGCCGACGCCATATTCGCCGGCGGGCGGCAAGTTAATACCCTGCTTCGCCATTTCTTCACGGTAATACTGATCCGGGATCTGGATCAGTATGCCTGCACCATCGCCCATCAGCTTGTCAGCGCCAACTGCGCCGCGATGATCGATGTTTTTCAGTATGAGCAAACCCTGCTCAACAATGGAATGGCTTTTCTTGCCTTTGATGTGAGCGACAAAACCAACGCCGCATGCATCATGTTCGTTAGCCGGATCATATAAACCTTGTGCGCGCATAACCTTCTCCACTACTTTTCAAGTTTGAGGATGAAGAATAGTGCAGCGCAACAGCAAGTTCAAGTCAAATAAATAGGGTCGGAGCAACTTAAATTAAATTAAAGTTTGAATTTTTAATTAATGGGGACATAGTAGAAGATATTTGCACCAAACTGAAACAAATCTGCAAAAGTCGCGCTATTTTGGTGCGAATTCCAGAGCTTTGCGTACAGGCCGGCCGCGCTTTGCCGGCCGCACGCGTCGAGCCCCCTGTTTTTCAAGAGATATCTGGAATTGCTCCGAACCCAAGGCCCAGCCTTTCAAGGTCGCCTCGGTGAGCATGCGCACGTCGTCTTCCTTGACGCCCTGCTCGACCAGCGCCCGGTAAGCCGCTTCGCGCTCGAAAGGCGTATTGCCCAAAGACCAGTACAGCGGATGATCCGAAATAATGGGGTCAGAGTTAATGCCAATGTGATGCGCATAGCTGGACCATGGATAGTCTGCTGCATGCGCGAGTTCGCATCGCACCGGATTCAGCTCGATATAGGCGCAACAGGTCATGAAGTAGCGTTCGGCATCCAGCACCGTCGCCTTGTAGCGACCCTGCCACAAAGTGCCCGTGCGTGCGTACTTGCGATTGAAATACGGGACGTAATGGCGTCCCAGCCATTGCATCAGCCGACTCAATCCTTCCAGATCGGTGGGCGTAGCAAGCAGATGGAAATGCGTGGGCATCAGCACATAAGCGTGAATGGCGACCTTGAATTGCTTCGCGGCCTCTTTCAAGCAACTCAGGAAAAAGCGGTAATCGGCACTCTCGCGAAAAACCACCTGCCCATTGTTGCCGGATTGAATGACGTGATGTGCCTGATTGGGTATGACGAGCCGGGGAAGTCGAGCCATGGTCTGGATGAAAGCTGAATAATGCCAGCTATGGTAATTCGACTACGCTGCCGACGGGGAAATTAGTACATGGCGCGCGCCCAGCCCGGCTCCGAATGGCAGCGATGTTCTATCGCCTTGACCACCAGCGCGCGCAACTCATCCAGCAACACCACTTCGTTCGGCGTGATTCTGGAGGTGGGCAAGGCTGCATTCCAGTCACCGTAAATAAAGCCTACCGGATGAAAATTCAGCATCAAGGGCAGAATCATGAAGCTGCGCGAACTGCCCAGTTCATCACGCCACCAGCGCGGCAACTTGTTGATGAAACCCGGTGCCAGCGCATCATCCACCAGTATCATTTTATCGTTCGCCAGTGCCGCATGAAAAACGTCCGGCTGATACGCATCGTTAAACATCAGGCGCGGCAAAATATCTTCCGTACATTCGCCGAAGCACATGCGTGCAACATATTTGGCTTCATCATGGTTACGCAGGAACGTGATGGCGCGGCTCAAACCCAGTCCTTGATAAACAGTCTCCAACGCTACCGTCATCAATTGGCCGGTACTGGCCGTCACGATGTCATCGCGCATATCGCCGACACCGCGCCGGATAATCTCAATCGCATCGGCAGACTTGCCCAAAGGCAGCAGCAGTTGCGCCTCCGGTTCGTCGGATCGTT
It encodes the following:
- a CDS encoding Conserved hypothetical protein (Evidence 4 : Homologs of previously reported genes of unknown function); the encoded protein is MARLPRLVIPNQAHHVIQSGNNGQVVFRESADYRFFLSCLKEAAKQFKVAIHAYVLMPTHFHLLATPTDLEGLSRLMQWLGRHYVPYFNRKYARTGTLWQGRYKATVLDAERYFMTCCAYIELNPVRCELAHAADYPWSSYAHHIGINSDPIISDHPLYWSLGNTPFEREAAYRALVEQGVKEDDVRMLTEATLKGWALGSEQFQISLEKQGARRVRPAKRGRPVRKALEFAPK